One Actinomycetospora corticicola genomic window, GGTGGGCGCCGGGGCGGACCGTGGCACCGCCGAGTTCGTGGCCTCCCTGGAGACGTCGCTCGCGCGCGGCGAGCTCGAGACCGACAGCCCGGCCCTGGAGAACCTGCTCGGCCGCGCCCCGACGTCGCTCACCGACGCCGTGCGGGCCGCGACGCTCTGAGCCCCGCCGACCGATGAGCCCCGCTGACCGATGAGCCCCGCTGACCGATCCGTCCGGACCGTTCGCCGGGCGGACGCGGGCCCTCGGCGTGGTGCCGGGTGGTCGAGGTAGTAACCCCGGGAGTCGCCGCACCCCAGGGGGGTCCCATGGAGGGTCCGCTCGCCCACGCCACCCGCACCCGGGTCGAACGGGCGTTCATCGACAACCTGTCCGACCACACCCGCGTGGCGCGCGACCGGGCGAGCGGCCAACGCCCGGAGCGGTTGTCGAAGCGGCTCCTCGTCGACGTGTCGCACGCCGTGGAGAAGGCCGTCATGGCGGGCTCGGTGGAACAGCCGACGGTGGTCGTCGCCCTGTTCCAGCAGCTGCCCTACTTCGACCGCGAACGGGCGGTCTACGAGGCGATGGCCGCAGCGGGCGTGACCGCCGTGGTCGGGTTCGTGGCGGGGGAGGCCCACGAGGCGCCGACCGGGGTGCCGGTGGTGGAGCTCGACCCGGCCGAGGCGCTCGCCGACGAGTGGACGGTCGTCGCGCTGGGACCTCGTGCGGGGGCCTTCCTCGTCGCCACCGACCAGCACTCCTACGACCCGACCGATCCCGCCGTGGAGCCCAGCCGTGTGTTCGACGGCCGGTGGGGCTTCTCGCGCGCGCAGGCGGCGAACGAGCTGGCGCGGCTGCGCTTCGCGCTGGGCACCCGCCTGGCACCCGAGGTGCTCCGGACGATCGACGACCTGCTCGCCACCACCATGCCCGCGGGTGGTGACGCGGCGGGCTCGGCCGGCAGCCCGGGGGAGATGTGGGCGACCACGTCGCTCTACCACATGATCGACCGGATGCGGGACGCGCACGCGGGCACCCGGGAGCTGCGCGAGCAGATCGCCGACGCGCACGCCGCGGCCGGGGCGCGGGCGGTGGCCGGGACCGATCCGGCCAGCGGTCTGCCCGACGCCGGGTTCCTCGAGCAGTGGACGCCGCGCGGCGGTCCGGGCGCCCTGCAGGTCGGGGTCGCGTTGTTCGACATCCCGGCGTTCACGGGCGAGGCCCTGGCCCCGGCGCGCGCGGCCTACCACGCGGGCCACCGGGTCGCCGCCGCGCTGACCGAACCGCTCGGGCCGGTCGACGTCGCGGTCCGGCTGGACGTCCGCACGTTCGTCGTCCTCGTCCCGGGTGCCTCGGCGGTGTACCTCAACGAGCTCGCCGACCGCATCGGGGAGGGCCTCGCGTTCGCGTCCGAGGGGCACCCGGGCGTCGCCCTGACCGCCCGTGTCGCCACGACGACCACCCGGGACCGTCCGCTCCCGATCGACGACCTGCGCGCCGCCCTCGAGCACGCCGACGCCTCGGGCGACCCGGTCGACGCCGGTCGCACCCCCTCGGGAGGCCACATCATGGTCGCGGCCGGACCGGTCGAGGCCCCCGCGCACGACGAACCCGTCGACGGACCGGCGACCGGGGAGATCCCGGTCGTCGACGAGCCGGCCGGCGACCCCGCGGGGCGGCACGTGCGCCTGGTCGAGGACATCCCGTCGGTGCCCGCCCCCGAGCCCCGCACGCCCGTCGACCTGCACGATCCCGACGACGAGCCGCGGCTGCCCCGCCCGAGCCCGTTCGGCTCCACGATGGCCCGGCCGCCCCGCCCGACCGCCCCGACCTCCGACGAGCTCGGGGGCCCGGGCGGCTGGTTCCGCGCGGACGGCTGAGCTACGCCCCGTCCGACGACGGGCCGGGGTGGAGCGGGACGACCACGACGAGCACGTCGAGCAGCTCCTCGCGATCGAACTCCTCCCGCCGTCGGGACGCCTCCGCGAGCGCGGCGGCGTACCCGTACGGGCCGTAGGAGTCGAGGTCCCCGGTCTCCGGGTCGACGACGAGCACGATGAACGACGCCCCGGGCGCGGGACGCCGGGTCCGCTCCGACCCGTCCATGAACGGAAACTACAGACCGGTCGGTTCCCGACGGGGCTGGACGCACCGAGCACACTCGGCGGGATGAACGCGTACACGACCGAGGGCTGGTCGGACTTCGCGGTGGCGACGGTGGGGGCGTCCGCGGCCCTGGCGGGACTCGTGTTCGTCGCGGTGTCGCTCAACCTGCGGGTGATCCTGGCCGACGCCCACCTGCCCGGACGGGCGGCGCAGACCCTGGTCCTGCTCGCCACGCCGCTCTTCGTCGGTCTCCCGGTCCTCGTCCCGGGGCAGGCGGACGCGGCGCTCGCGATCGAGCTGGTGGTGGTCGGGGTGCTCGCGGGAGGGGCGTTGGTGCGGCAGGCGCTGCCGGGACGCCGGGCACCGGAGCAGCCGGTCGCCGCCTGGCTCCTCACGGCGTGGGTGCCGGCGCTGGCGGTGCTCGTGGCCCCGGTCCTCGCCGGGACCGGGGTGCTCACGGGCACCGCCGGCGGCCTCTACTGGATGCCCGTGGCGGTGGTCCTCGCCCTGCTCGGAGGGCTGGTCAACGCGTGGGCCCTGCTGGTGGAGATCCTACGGTGACGGGTCAGGCGACGTCCGCCACGACGACGTCGACCGGATGGCCGGGCGCCCGGACCGCGACGGCCGAGCGGACCTGCTCGACCAGGCGGCCCATCGGGGCGCCGTAGCAGGCCGACACCGACACGGTGATGCGCGCCGGACCCGGCCCGTCGTCGTGCACCCGGACACCGGCGATCCGGCGTCCGGGCAGGTGCGTCGCGACGGCGCCGTGCTCGCCGGTGACGAGCTCCGCCACCAGTGGGCAGGCGAGGACCGCAGCAGCGACCCGGTCGACGTCGACGCCGGCCACGAGGGCCGGGACGTCGAGGTCACCGGGCCGTGCCGGCCGGGTCACCGGACGCGGGCGGGGGCCGGGGCCGGGGCGTCGTCCTCCTCGTCCGGGAGGTGCAGGTCGACGACGTCCACGTTGACCTCGGTGACCTCGAGGCCGGTCATCTGCTCGACCGCGCCGATGACGTTGCGGCGGATGGCGCGCGACAGCTCGGCGATCGCCACGCCGTACTCGACGACGATCGTGAGGTCGACGGCGGCCTGACGCTCGCCCACCTCGACCGACACCCCCTGCGACGCGGAGGAGCGGCTGCCCGGGATGCGCTCGGTGATGGCGCCGAAGGCGCGCGCGGCCGTACCGCCGAACCCGTACACGCCGTTCACCTCGCGGGCGGCCAGGCCGGCGACCTTCGCGACGACACCGTCGGCGATCGTGGTCTTGCCCTGGGTGCTGGCGAGGGCCGAGCCGGCGGCGGGGGAGACGGGGCTCGGCGTCGTGGCCTTCGGGGCGGTGGGAGTCGGGGTGCTCATGGGTGAACCTCCTGATCGTGTCCGCGCCCCGCCCGGTGGGGCGGGGCGCTCCGTCGAACTCGTCCGTAGGACACGATCCGATCGCGGATCCTCACGGCCCGATCCGGTGGCACCGGTCACAGCTCCCGACGACGGGTCGGACGACGGGCCGGCGGGGGTCCCGGCGGCGGGCTCAGCGGGGGTCGAGGAGGCGGACGGCGAGGCGCTGCAATCGGGCGACCGTGAGCTCGCGGTCGGTGTCCGGCGCCGCGAGGTGGCTCAGGGCCGCGCGGACGAGGACGTCGGCCGCGTCGTCGAGCAACGGGCGCGGCAGGCGGGGGAGATGACCCCGCAACCACGTCGCGAGCAGGAGCCGCGCCCGGGCGATGATCGCGCTGCTGCCGGTGGTGAGCTGCGGGAGCAGGCTCAGGTCGTCGTGTGCCGCGGTCAGCACCGTCTCGATCAGCGGGTGGTTCTCCCGGGCGGCCATCGTCGTGCGCAGGGCGGCCGTGAGGCCCGCGCGCCAGTCCGGCGCGTCGATCAGCGCCTGCCCGACCTCGGCGATCACCCGGTCGGACTCGTGCGCCACGAGGGCGTCCGCGACGGCCTCCTTGTCGCCGAACTCGCGGTGGATCGCCGACCGGGACACCCCGGAGCGGCGGGCGAGGTCGCTCATGCGGACCTGGCCCCAGCCCTGCTCGGAGGCGGCGGCCGACGCGGTCTCGAGCACCCGCTCGCGCAGGGTCTCGCGGAACTCCTCCCGCAGCCCGCGCGGGGCCGGGTGCCCCCGGAGCGGGGCGGGGGCGGGACGTGTGGCGGGGCGGGTCACGGGGCGCTCACCCGGCCCTCGTGCTGCGCGCCGTGCAGCGGGCACAGCGGGTTGACGAAGCTCTGCCCCGCCGGGTCGTTCAGCAGGAAGGAGCACTGGCAGCCCTGTTCGAGGGCCTCCGCACTGCCCGGTGCGGACGGTGCGGTGGTGGATGGTGCGGTGGATGCGGTCGGTGTCGTTCCTGGGGCCGGATCGGTCATCACGGGCCTCCCGTCGGGGTCGACGTCGGGCAAGGGCACTCGGGGACTATCGACCGCGGCGTCCCGGGCGTTACCCCGGCGTGACAAAGAGGTGCGGACCACAGGAGTTCCTGCTGGTCAGGAGCCTCGGGCGGATCTCGTCGGATCCACGTCGGAGCCCGGGTGCGCGCTGCCCTCGGTCACGCTCGCCTCGGTGGCGGCGCGGCGGACGTGGGCGTCGAGCGGGGAGCGGGCCCGCAGGACGGAGTCGGTGAGGCTGCCGACGCGGTCCTGCACGTGCACGTTGAGCGCCTCGTAGATCTCGGGCCGCCCGCAGACCGCGAGCATCTCGATGACCCGTCGGCGGGCGTCCTCGTCCAGCTCGTCGCCCTCGCGCAGGGCCTCGGCGGCGCGGCGGGTGCGTTCGGCCTGCCGGGCGAGGGCGGCGCGGAGGCGGGGGTTCGGCGTGCGGGCCACCGGACCAGGTTCGCACACCAGTTCGAATCAGTGCATCCCGAGCAGGTTGGTGCGGACGTCGACGAGGTGGGCCCGCATGTGGTCGCGCGCGCCGTCGGCGTCGCGCTCGGCGAGGGCGTCGACGATCTCGCCGTGGGTGCACTCGTACCCGCGGCGCCGCTCGGGGGTGGCGGAGCGGCGCTTGAGGCTGCCCCACACCGGCAGGTCGCGCGCGGCGTTCATGGTGTCGAAGAGCCGCAGGAGTAGGCCGTTGTGCGCGGCGGTCGCGATCGCGCGGTGCAGGGCGGAGTCCCAGGCCTCGAACTCCTCGTAGGTGGTCGTCGCGTTCCCGCGCGCCAGGCAGTGCCGGACGTGCTCGAGGTCCGACGGGGTGGCGTGCCGCGCCGCGAGCGCCGCGATCTCGGGCTCGAGCACGAGGCGGGTCGCCATGATCTCGGCCGGGCTGGTCTGCAGCGTGCCGCGGGCGGGCACGGGCAGGTCCGGGCCGCCCTCGAGCTCGGCGAGGAAGGTGCCGCGGCCGACGTGGCGGGTGATCCGGCCCTCGCGTTCGAGCTCGGCGAGCGCGGAGCGCACCGCGGTGCGCGAGACCTGCAGCGTGTCGCAGAGCGCCCGCTCGGTCGGGATCTTGGCGCCGGTCCCGAGGGTGCCGGCCGCGACGGCGTCGTCGAGCAGGGACCGCAGACGGGCCGCGACGGGGCCGCCGGTCGGTGGTGCGGACATCGTGGGCTCCTCCCGGGGTCGACCAATATTAGACCAATGCCGAGGGTGTGAGTGTCTTGGCAGGCCTGTCGGCGGGTCGTAACGTCTCTCCCACCGCGGCGATGCGGCACCGATCGACCATATTGGTACTGATTGGTCGCCACCGTGCGAGCGAGGGAGAGTGGTCGTGAAGCTGGTGACGTACACCGACGGCGGGCACGAGGCCGTCGGCCTGGTCGAGGCCGACGGGACGACGGTGCTCGACCTCGGGCCCGTCGTCGGGAACCGGACCCTGGTCGAGGTCGTCGAGGACTGGGCGGCGCTGGCGCCCGCGATCGCGGCGGCCGCGGACCTGCGCCGCGTCGAGGGGCCCCGCCTGCTCGCGCCGTTCCCGCGACCGCGCCGCGACCTGTTCGCGGTGGGGAAGAACTACCGGGAGCACGTGGCCGAGTTCGGGCGGTCCGGCTACGACACCCCGCAGCGCTCCGAGGACCTGCCGGAGAAGCCGATCGTCTTCTCGAAGGCGACCACGGCCGTCACCGGTCCCCACGACGACGTCGAGGCCCACCCCGGCATCACGAGCGAGCTGGACTACGAGTCCGAGCTCGCCGTCATCATCGGGCGCGGCGGGCGCGGCATCTCCCGCGAGCAGGCGCTCGAGCACGTGTGGGGCTACACGATCGTCAACGACGTCACGGCCCGGGACGTGCAGCGCGACCACAAGCAGTGGCTGCTCGGCAAGTCGCTGGACACCCACGCCCCGATGGGGCCGTGGGCTGTGTCGGCCGACGAGGTCGGCGACGTCACGGCGCTCGTCGTCTCCTCGACGGTCAACGGGGAGCCGCGGCAGAAGGCGCCCGTGGCCGACCTGATCTTCGACGTCCCGGAGCTGATCCGGGTCATCTCCGCGGGGATCACCCTGCTGCCGGGGGACGTCATCGCCACCGGCACCCCGGCCGGCGTCGGGATCGGCTTCGACCCGCCGCGCTTCCTCGTGCCCAGCGACGTCGTCGAGTGCGCGATCACCGGTCTCGGCTCGCTCCGCAACACCATCCGCTGACACCCGGGCAGACGCCCGAAGGAGGACGACCACGTGCAGGTGAACGGCAAGGAACTGGCGGTCGAGATCACGGGCGACGGGCCCGTGGTGCTGCTCGTCCACGGGCTCGGCGGGACGTCGAACTTCTACCAGCCGCAGGTGGCCGCCCTCGCCGAGCGGTTCACCGTCGTCCGACCCGACATGGAGGGCTCCGGACGCTCGCCGGTCGCCGGGACGGTCTCCATCCAGAGCTTCGCCAACGACCTCGCCGACCTGCTCTCCCGGCTCGACGCGGGGCCCGCCCGCGTCGTCGGCCACTCGATGGCCACCATCACCGTGCGCCTGCTCGCCGCGACCCGGCCCGAGGCGGTGTCCCACCTCGCCCTGCTCGGCGCCGTGCCCGCGCCGCTGCCGGAGGCCGGGCAGCAGGCACAGCACGACCGGGCCGCGAAGGCCCGGGCCGGCGAGATGCCGGCGATCGCGGACGCGGTGATGGCGAACGCCACCGCCGAGACCACCCGCCGGGACGCCCCCGCCACCGCCGCCCTCGTCCGGGAGCTCGTCCTGCGCCAGGACCCCGAGGGCTACGCCCGCTCATGCGAGGCCCTCGCGGGCGCGCCCGACCCGGGACCGATCGACCCGCAGCTGCCGCTGCTGCTGCTCACCGGCGCCGAGGACGGGGTCGGCAGGCCCGCGATCAGCGAGGCGCTCGCCGAGGCGCACGGCGCGGCGACGCTCGACGTCCTGCCCGGCTGCGGCCACTGGACCGCCCTCGAGCGGCCGAACGACGTGACCGAGCACCTCCTCAAGTTCTTCTGACCCCCACCGCCGTCCCTCGACGCCGAGGAGCCCCTCATGAGCAAGGTCCTGTTCCGCAACGTCTCGATCCTCGACTCCACCGGGGCCCTGCCCTACCCCGGTGACGTGCTCGTCGAGGACGACCGCATCGCCGCGGTGGGCACCGTCGACGCCACGCGCGCCGACGGCGCGCAGGTGGTGGAGGGGCGCGGACGCACCCTCATGTCCGGGCTGTGCGACGCCCACACGCACTTCTCGTGGAACAACTCCGCCGACCTCGACGGCCTCGGCCTGATGCCGGTCGAGGAGCACCTGCTCTTCTCGATGGAGTCGGCGAAGAAGTACATCGACTCCGGCTACACGATGTGCCTGGGCGCCGCCTCGGCCAAGGAGCGCCTCGACGTCGTCTGCCGCGACGCCATCGCCGCCGGCCGCATCCCCGGCCCGCGCTACCTCGCCAACGGCCCGGAGATCGCCGTGACCGGCGGCGCGCTCATCAAGTCGATCACGAAGTTCGCGGACGGCCCCGAGGGCATGCGCAAGGCGGTCCGCGAGCTGATCGACCTCGGCGTCGACCAGATCAAGCTGTCGATGACCGGTGAGGAGATCACCGGCACGCAGCGCGCCGAGGACACCTACTTCTCCGACGAGGAGGTGGCCGCCGCCGTCGCCGAGGCCCACCGCCGCGGCAAGCGCGTGTGCGCCCACGCCCGCTCCGCGGAGAGCGTGAAGATGTGCCTGCGGAACAAGGTCGACATCATCTACCACGCCTCCTTCACCGACGCCGAGGGCATGGACATGCTCGAGGCCAACAAGGACTGGGTGTTCGTCGCGCCCGGCATCAACTGGCTCGTCGCGACCCTCTACGAGGCCGAGGCGTTCGGGTTCCCGCAGGAGGCGGCCGAGGCCGTCGGCTACAAGAAGGAACTCGAGGTGGCCACCGAGGGGCTGCGCGAGATGCACCGGCGCGGCATCAAGCTGCTGCCCGGCGGCGACTACGGGTTCGCGTGGACCCCGCACGGCACCTACGCCCGCGACCTCGAGCACTTCGTCGAGCGGCTCGGCTTCACGCCGATGGAGGCGATCATCTCCGCCACCGCGTGGGGCGGCGAGATCATGCTGCAGCCCGACGAGCTCGGGAAGGTCCAGCCCGGCTACCTCGCCGACCTCATCCTCGTCGACGGCGACCCGCTCGAGGACATCACCGTGCTCCAGGACCACGACCGGCTGCACGCGATCATGAAGGACGGGCGCTTCCACAAGGAGGACGCGCCGCTGGTCACGCACAGCGGGCTCGACGACCCGGCGGGCCCGGTCAGCCCGGCGACCCGCGAGTACGTCGAGGCCCGGCCCTGACGTGCCGCTGCTCGTCTGCCGGACCTGTCCACGCGACCGCACGGACACCGGCTCGTTCGGCGCCGCGCTCGACCCGCTCCTGACGGGGGCGGCCGGGCGCGGCGTCCGCGTGCGGCACGTGCCGTGCCTCGGTGGTTGCCCGAACGACGGGAACGTGGCCGTCGACGGGCCGGGCAAGCCGCGGGTGCGGTTCTCCCGCATCGCCGCCGAGGACGCCGCCGCGCTCGTCGAGGCCGCGGTGGCCTTCGACGCCAGCGAGAGCGGTCTTCCCGACGTCGGGTGGGAGGTCCCGGACGCCCTGCGGGGCCGGCTCACCGCCGTCACCCCGAAGCGGGTCGGGTGACCGGCTGGCCGTCCGCGCCGCGACGGACGATCATGCGCCCGTGACCCTCGGCGAGGCGGCGATCATCGCGTTCGCCGGCGTGTGGGCCGGGATGATCAACACGATCGTCGGCTCCGGCACGCTCGTGACGTTCCCGGTGCTGCTCGCGCTCGGCTTCCCGCCACTCACGGCCAACGTGTCGAACGGCCTGGGACTGGTACCCGGGTCGGTCACCGGCGCCATCGGGTACCGCCGGGAGCTGAGAGGACTGACCGGCCGCGTCCTGCGGCTGGCGGTCCCGACCGCCCTCGGCGGCCTGGCCGGGGCGCTGCTGCTGTTCGCCCTGCCGTCGGGGGTCTTCGACGCCGTCGTCCCGGTGCTGGTGGCGCTGGCCGTCGTGCTCGTGGTGGTCCAGCCCGCGGTGGCCCGCCGGATCGCCGCCCGCCGACCCTCCGGCGAACCCCGCACGCGCGTCGGCGTCGGGATGCAGGCGTCGGTGTTCGGTACGGGGGTCTACGGCGGCTACTTCGGCGCGGCGCAGGGCGTGCTGCTGCTCGGGGTGCTGGGCATCGGCATCGACGACGACCTGCAGCGGCACAACGCCGTCAAGAACATCCTCGCGTCCGTCGCGAACCTGGTCTCGGGCCTCGTGTTCGCCCTCGTGGCCCCGGTGTCGTGGCCCGTCGTCGGGTTGATCGCGGGCGGGTCGATCGTCGGCGGCGTCCTCGGGGCGTTGATCGGCCGCCGGCTCCCGCCGATCGTGCTGCGCGGGGTCATCGTGGTGGTCGGCCTCGCGGCGCTGGTGCAGCTCCTGCTCCGCTGACGCCGCCGCGAGATTCACGTCAGGCATCCCGGCGGGCCCGGAAACCTGCCTGACGTAGCCCTCGCGGCAGCAGCTCAGCCCTTCAGCGGCGCGATGACCTGCTCGGCGAAGCGCAGGACCGGTTCCGTGGAGCGCGGGTGCCCGAAGTCCATGACGACGTGTCCCACCCCGAGGTCCCGGTGCCCGGCGAGCTCCTCGACGAGCTTCGCGGAGTCGTCGTCGGTCTCGGGCAGCGCGCGCTCGAGCGTCACCGTCACCTCGATCGCGTCGGGGTCCCGGCCCGCCTGCTCGGCCGCGTTCCGCACGATGTCCCGACGACGGGTGAAGCCGTCCCCGGCCGGCCCGTTCCACAGGTCGGCGAGCCGCCCGACCATCGGGAGCCCGACCTTCTCGCCCGCCGCACCGATGCACACGCGCGGCGGCGGGTCGGTCAGCGGGGGAGCGGACGCCTCGGTGATGGTGGTGAACCGGCCCTCGTACGAGGGGTACTCCTGCGTCCACATCCGCCGGCAGATCTCGATGGTCTCCTCGAGCTGCGCGAACCGCACCGACGGCTTCGGGAACTCGTAGCCGTACGCCTCGTACTCCTTCTCCCGCCAGCCGGCGCCGATCCCGAGCACGAACCGCCCGCCGGAGAGGTACTGCAGCGTCGCCGCCATCTTCGCCAGCAGCGGCGGGTGCCGGTAGCCGACGCCGAGCACGTGGTGGCAGAGCTCCACCGACTCGTGCCGCGCCGCGAGCCACGTCAGCGTCGTCCACGCCTCGAGGAACGGGTCGGTCTTCTCGTCGAACCCGTAGAAGTGGTCGGCGATCCACAGCGAGTCGAAGTGCGGCAACGCCGTCGGCAGGATCTCCGTGTCCTGGTACGCGGCGATCGGCACCTGGTCCGACCACCGGTTGCCGATCACGGGGGACAGCCATCCGAACCGCAGACCCTGAGTCACGCGAGTGATCCTCTCACCGTTCGCTGTCGAGCTGCGCCATCGCCGCCGCGGGGTAGCGGTCGCCGGAGACCGATCCGGCCGGGATCAGCTCGTCGACGCGGGCGAGGTCGTCCGCGGTGAGCTCGACGTCGGTCAGCGACGACGTGACCTGGTCGACCCGCCGCGCCCCGATCACCGGCACGACGTCCCCGCCCTGCGCACTCACCCAGCCGATCGCCAGCTGCGCCACCGTGACGTCCTTCGCCGCCGCCATCTCGTGCAGCCGGGCGACGAGGGCCTGGTTGTGCTCGCGGTGCTCGCCCTGCCAGCGCGGGGTCATCGCCCGGCCGCCGGTCACGGCCCCGCTGCCGCCGATCAGCCCGCGCCCCAGCACGCCGTAGGCGGTGATCCCGACGCCGAGCTCCCGGCAGGTCGGCAGGATCTCCGCCTCGATCTCGCGGCTCAGCACCGAGTACTCGATCTGCAGGTCGCAGATCGGCGTCACCGCGGCGGCCCGCCGGATCGTCGCGGCCGAGACCTCGCTGAGCCCGACGTGCCGCACGTACCCCTGCTCGACGAGCTCGGCGATCGCGCCGACGGTGTCCTCGATCGGCACCGCGGGATCGAGCCGCGCCGGACGGTAGACGTCGACGTGGTCGACCCCGAGCCGCTGCAACGAGTAGGTGAGGAAGTTCTTCACGGCCGCCGGGCGCGCATCGACCCCGACCATCCCGCCGTCGGGAGCCCGCATCGCCCCGAACTTGACCGAGAGGACCACGTCCTCGCGGGACCGGTCGGCCAGGGCACGGCGGATGAGCATCTCGTTGTGGCCGGAGCCGTAGAAGTCGCCGGTGTCGAGGAGGGTGCCGCCGGCGTCGAGGTAGGCGTGGATCACGCGGACCCCCTCGTCCTCGTCGACGGCGCCGTACACGCCGGACAGGCCCATGCACCCGAGGGCGGGGGAGGTGACGAGGGGACCGGTGGAGCCGAGCTGTCGGTGCTGCATGGCGTCCACCCTGCGCCCGGCGGCGCGGGCGTGGCAGGCCTGGCCCGACCCAGGGACCGGCCGACCCTGGCTCACGTTCCCGACGGCGGGTGATGCTGGGTCGGTGATCGACCGCGCGGGCCTCGGGGACTTCCTCCGGCGACGACGGGAGCTGCTGCGGCCCGCCGAGGTCGGGCTCGTGCCGGGACCCCGACGACGGACGCCGGGGTTGCGCCGCGAGGAGGTCGCGCAGCTGGCGGGGTTGTCGGTCGACTACTACACGCGCCTCGAGCAGGCCCGCGGCCCGCACCCGAGCGAACTGGTCGTCGGGAGCCTGGCTCGGGCGCTGCGCTGCGATCTCGACGAGCGCGACCACCTCTTCCACCTCGCCGGGCTCGTGCCGCCGGCGCGGCGGGCCGGTCGGCACGTGTCGCCCGGGTTGATGGCCCTGGTCGACCACCTCACGGACGTGCCGGCCCGCATCCACACCGACCTGCACGACGTGCTCTGGCAGAACCCGCTCGCCGCCACGCTGTTCGGCACCGATCCGGTCAACCCGGTCCGCCGCTGGTTCACCGACGCCACGCTCCGGGCCACGACCCCGGCCGAGGACCGGGCCGCGCTGTCCGCCGAACACGTCCGCGACCTGCGCGCCACCGCCGCCCGGCGGGCCGGGGACGCGGACGTCGCGGAGCTGGTGGACGACCTGCGGACGCGCAGCGCGGAGTTCCGGGACCTGTGGGAGCGCCACGAGGTCGGGGTCCGGCGGGTCGGCCGGAAGCGCTTCGCCCACCCCGAGGTCGGGCTCGTGCACCTGACCTGCGAGGTGCTGCTGACCCCGGAGTCCGACCGCGTCCTGCTCGTCTACTTCCCGACCGAGGGCACCGACGCCCGCGAGAAGCTCGACCTGCTGCGGGTGATCGGGACGCAGTCGATGCACCCGTCGTCGTGATCAGTCGGGTCGGCCCGCCCGGTCCATCGCCGCGGTGAGGCGCTCGAGGAAGGCCCGCACGACGACCGCCTCCTCCGGGGAGAGCGACCGGCCGACCTCGTCGACGAGGCGCA contains:
- a CDS encoding DICT sensory domain-containing protein; translated protein: MEGPLAHATRTRVERAFIDNLSDHTRVARDRASGQRPERLSKRLLVDVSHAVEKAVMAGSVEQPTVVVALFQQLPYFDRERAVYEAMAAAGVTAVVGFVAGEAHEAPTGVPVVELDPAEALADEWTVVALGPRAGAFLVATDQHSYDPTDPAVEPSRVFDGRWGFSRAQAANELARLRFALGTRLAPEVLRTIDDLLATTMPAGGDAAGSAGSPGEMWATTSLYHMIDRMRDAHAGTRELREQIADAHAAAGARAVAGTDPASGLPDAGFLEQWTPRGGPGALQVGVALFDIPAFTGEALAPARAAYHAGHRVAAALTEPLGPVDVAVRLDVRTFVVLVPGASAVYLNELADRIGEGLAFASEGHPGVALTARVATTTTRDRPLPIDDLRAALEHADASGDPVDAGRTPSGGHIMVAAGPVEAPAHDEPVDGPATGEIPVVDEPAGDPAGRHVRLVEDIPSVPAPEPRTPVDLHDPDDEPRLPRPSPFGSTMARPPRPTAPTSDELGGPGGWFRADG
- a CDS encoding Asp23/Gls24 family envelope stress response protein; amino-acid sequence: MTRPARPGDLDVPALVAGVDVDRVAAAVLACPLVAELVTGEHGAVATHLPGRRIAGVRVHDDGPGPARITVSVSACYGAPMGRLVEQVRSAVAVRAPGHPVDVVVADVA
- a CDS encoding Asp23/Gls24 family envelope stress response protein; this translates as MSTPTPTAPKATTPSPVSPAAGSALASTQGKTTIADGVVAKVAGLAAREVNGVYGFGGTAARAFGAITERIPGSRSSASQGVSVEVGERQAAVDLTIVVEYGVAIAELSRAIRRNVIGAVEQMTGLEVTEVNVDVVDLHLPDEEDDAPAPAPARVR
- a CDS encoding TetR family transcriptional regulator; the protein is MTRPATRPAPAPLRGHPAPRGLREEFRETLRERVLETASAAASEQGWGQVRMSDLARRSGVSRSAIHREFGDKEAVADALVAHESDRVIAEVGQALIDAPDWRAGLTAALRTTMAARENHPLIETVLTAAHDDLSLLPQLTTGSSAIIARARLLLATWLRGHLPRLPRPLLDDAADVLVRAALSHLAAPDTDRELTVARLQRLAVRLLDPR
- a CDS encoding FadR/GntR family transcriptional regulator — translated: MSAPPTGGPVAARLRSLLDDAVAAGTLGTGAKIPTERALCDTLQVSRTAVRSALAELEREGRITRHVGRGTFLAELEGGPDLPVPARGTLQTSPAEIMATRLVLEPEIAALAARHATPSDLEHVRHCLARGNATTTYEEFEAWDSALHRAIATAAHNGLLLRLFDTMNAARDLPVWGSLKRRSATPERRRGYECTHGEIVDALAERDADGARDHMRAHLVDVRTNLLGMH
- a CDS encoding fumarylacetoacetate hydrolase family protein produces the protein MKLVTYTDGGHEAVGLVEADGTTVLDLGPVVGNRTLVEVVEDWAALAPAIAAAADLRRVEGPRLLAPFPRPRRDLFAVGKNYREHVAEFGRSGYDTPQRSEDLPEKPIVFSKATTAVTGPHDDVEAHPGITSELDYESELAVIIGRGGRGISREQALEHVWGYTIVNDVTARDVQRDHKQWLLGKSLDTHAPMGPWAVSADEVGDVTALVVSSTVNGEPRQKAPVADLIFDVPELIRVISAGITLLPGDVIATGTPAGVGIGFDPPRFLVPSDVVECAITGLGSLRNTIR
- a CDS encoding alpha/beta fold hydrolase; the protein is MQVNGKELAVEITGDGPVVLLVHGLGGTSNFYQPQVAALAERFTVVRPDMEGSGRSPVAGTVSIQSFANDLADLLSRLDAGPARVVGHSMATITVRLLAATRPEAVSHLALLGAVPAPLPEAGQQAQHDRAAKARAGEMPAIADAVMANATAETTRRDAPATAALVRELVLRQDPEGYARSCEALAGAPDPGPIDPQLPLLLLTGAEDGVGRPAISEALAEAHGAATLDVLPGCGHWTALERPNDVTEHLLKFF
- a CDS encoding metal-dependent hydrolase family protein, which gives rise to MSKVLFRNVSILDSTGALPYPGDVLVEDDRIAAVGTVDATRADGAQVVEGRGRTLMSGLCDAHTHFSWNNSADLDGLGLMPVEEHLLFSMESAKKYIDSGYTMCLGAASAKERLDVVCRDAIAAGRIPGPRYLANGPEIAVTGGALIKSITKFADGPEGMRKAVRELIDLGVDQIKLSMTGEEITGTQRAEDTYFSDEEVAAAVAEAHRRGKRVCAHARSAESVKMCLRNKVDIIYHASFTDAEGMDMLEANKDWVFVAPGINWLVATLYEAEAFGFPQEAAEAVGYKKELEVATEGLREMHRRGIKLLPGGDYGFAWTPHGTYARDLEHFVERLGFTPMEAIISATAWGGEIMLQPDELGKVQPGYLADLILVDGDPLEDITVLQDHDRLHAIMKDGRFHKEDAPLVTHSGLDDPAGPVSPATREYVEARP
- a CDS encoding DUF1636 family protein, which encodes MPLLVCRTCPRDRTDTGSFGAALDPLLTGAAGRGVRVRHVPCLGGCPNDGNVAVDGPGKPRVRFSRIAAEDAAALVEAAVAFDASESGLPDVGWEVPDALRGRLTAVTPKRVG